The Pantoea sp. At-9b genome includes a window with the following:
- the citC gene encoding [citrate (pro-3S)-lyase] ligase, translating into MQPRPPIDFRIAEVSGNPRRRETIRALLADSGLGMDSDITTFVEAWSDDRLVGCAGLVANVIKCVAIDEQWRGENLSAQLLAEVAHLALARGHFHLFLCTRPCNRERFQRNGFWPVVQSGENAILLENTPSGIQRYCRSLQASRVDGQRIGAIVMNANPFTLGHRYLVEQAAARCDWLHLFVVSEDASFFPFSARWKMVQSGTAHLPNITLHEGSQYIISRATFPAYFLKESGKVQQAWSEIDLLLFRNHIAPALGITHRFIGSEPFCEITRQYNHSMHQLLTGAVEVVEIPRIKAAGHAISASEVRRLLKTHQFSRIREIVPDTTFAHLATHYSAEVA; encoded by the coding sequence ATGCAACCACGACCCCCCATCGACTTCCGCATCGCGGAAGTCAGCGGTAATCCCCGGCGGCGCGAAACTATCCGCGCGCTGCTGGCGGATAGCGGATTAGGTATGGACAGCGACATCACCACTTTTGTTGAGGCCTGGTCGGACGATCGGCTGGTGGGCTGTGCCGGTCTTGTCGCTAACGTCATCAAATGTGTCGCCATTGATGAGCAGTGGCGCGGCGAAAATCTCAGCGCGCAGTTACTGGCAGAAGTGGCGCATCTGGCACTGGCGCGCGGGCATTTTCATTTGTTCCTGTGTACCCGTCCCTGCAACCGGGAGCGATTCCAGCGCAACGGCTTTTGGCCGGTGGTGCAGAGCGGGGAGAACGCCATTCTGCTGGAAAACACCCCGTCAGGCATTCAGCGCTACTGCCGCTCATTGCAGGCCAGTCGTGTTGACGGGCAGCGTATTGGCGCGATTGTGATGAACGCCAACCCTTTTACGCTGGGACATCGTTATCTGGTGGAGCAGGCAGCAGCACGCTGTGACTGGTTGCATTTGTTTGTGGTCAGTGAAGACGCCTCGTTCTTCCCCTTTAGTGCCCGCTGGAAAATGGTGCAGAGCGGCACTGCCCACCTGCCGAATATCACTTTGCATGAAGGTTCTCAGTACATCATCTCGCGTGCCACCTTTCCGGCCTATTTCCTGAAAGAGAGCGGCAAAGTGCAGCAGGCGTGGAGTGAGATCGACTTGCTGTTGTTCCGCAACCATATCGCCCCGGCGCTGGGCATTACCCATCGCTTTATCGGTAGCGAACCCTTTTGTGAGATCACCCGCCAGTACAACCACAGCATGCATCAACTGCTGACTGGCGCGGTCGAGGTGGTGGAAATCCCCCGAATCAAAGCGGCTGGCCATGCCATCTCGGCCTCGGAAGTGCGGCGCTTACTAAAAACACACCAGTTTTCCCGTATTCGGGAAATTGTACCGGATACCACTTTTGCGCATCTTGCAACCCATTACAGCGCGGAAGTTGCTTAA
- the citX gene encoding citrate lyase holo-[acyl-carrier protein] synthase: protein MTMMTPVRAGVSLTALLAAKEVRAARQADWLSRYQQPIISLTLVTPGAVKDSIRYRNTMGVALQACDQLLWQHRWPVLAHQVLWLETGPEALWCVEHPAVEIKAQCVELEQTFPLGRLWDFDVFCPQQGQIGRQSLDLHTRRCLVCDQPAHGCARSRRHPLEEVVARVENMIDGWFARD, encoded by the coding sequence ATGACCATGATGACGCCCGTGCGAGCGGGCGTCAGTCTTACAGCGCTGCTGGCGGCGAAAGAGGTTCGCGCGGCGCGTCAGGCTGACTGGCTCTCTCGCTATCAACAACCGATTATCTCCCTGACGCTGGTGACGCCGGGTGCGGTGAAGGACAGCATCCGTTATCGCAACACCATGGGGGTGGCATTGCAGGCTTGCGACCAACTGCTTTGGCAGCATCGCTGGCCGGTGTTGGCCCACCAGGTATTGTGGCTGGAGACTGGCCCGGAAGCATTGTGGTGCGTGGAGCATCCGGCAGTGGAAATCAAAGCGCAGTGCGTTGAACTGGAACAAACTTTCCCGCTTGGCAGGTTGTGGGATTTTGACGTGTTTTGCCCGCAGCAGGGACAAATTGGGCGGCAATCGCTGGATTTGCACACCCGGCGTTGTCTGGTTTGTGATCAACCGGCGCATGGTTGCGCCCGTTCGCGTCGCCATCCGCTTGAAGAGGTTGTGGCGCGTGTGGAGAACATGATTGATGGCTGGTTTGCTCGCGATTAA
- the citF gene encoding citrate lyase subunit alpha, with amino-acid sequence MNQTELLHVNFPHLRELKPFASAHYATPWLADIHAKHTRKLCASLDDAIARSGLQDGMTISFHHAFREGDQVINTVVAALARLGFKNLTLASSSLMTCNDALIEHIRSGVITRIYTSGMRGKLAEAISHGLMKEPVQIHSHGGRVKLLQDGELHIDVAFLGVPCSDEFGNANGTQGRSACGSLGYAMVDARFADKVVLLTEELVPFPNMPASLGQEQVDLIVQVASVGDPAKISVGAARVTSNPRELMIARYAADVIEHSGYFRAGFSMQTGSGAAATAATRFMEEKMTRHGVKARFALGGITGGLVDLHEKGLIEKLLDTQCFDSEAAASLHRNPNHVEISTDVYANPGGKAASCDQLDVVILSALEIDVDFNVNVITGSDGVMRGASGGHCDVAAAANLTIVVAPLLRSRIPTVVKRVTTRLTPGESIDVLVTDHGIAVNPARPEIRERLLAAGLKIVDIATLYQRAVSLTGEPKPIAFTDRIVGVIRYRDGSVIDVVRQVKEDDL; translated from the coding sequence ATGAATCAGACAGAACTTCTTCACGTTAATTTTCCGCATCTGCGTGAGTTAAAACCCTTTGCAAGCGCTCATTATGCCACGCCGTGGCTGGCGGATATCCATGCGAAACACACCCGTAAATTGTGCGCTTCGCTGGATGACGCGATTGCACGCAGTGGCTTGCAGGATGGCATGACGATCTCCTTCCACCATGCGTTTCGCGAAGGTGATCAGGTTATCAACACGGTCGTGGCAGCGCTGGCACGCCTTGGATTTAAAAATCTGACACTGGCTTCCAGCTCTTTGATGACTTGTAACGATGCATTGATCGAGCATATCCGCAGCGGGGTGATCACCAGGATCTATACCTCCGGGATGCGCGGCAAACTGGCAGAGGCGATTTCTCATGGGCTGATGAAAGAACCGGTGCAGATCCACTCCCACGGTGGGCGGGTGAAATTGTTGCAGGATGGCGAATTGCACATCGATGTCGCGTTTCTCGGTGTGCCGTGCAGCGATGAGTTTGGCAATGCCAATGGTACGCAAGGCCGATCCGCATGCGGCTCGCTGGGTTATGCGATGGTCGATGCCCGGTTTGCTGACAAAGTGGTGTTGCTGACCGAAGAACTGGTGCCGTTTCCCAATATGCCCGCCAGCCTCGGGCAGGAGCAGGTGGATCTTATCGTTCAGGTTGCCAGCGTGGGCGATCCGGCAAAAATCAGCGTCGGCGCGGCGCGGGTCACCAGCAACCCACGTGAACTGATGATTGCCCGCTATGCCGCTGATGTGATTGAGCATTCCGGCTATTTTCGCGCGGGTTTTTCCATGCAAACCGGTTCGGGCGCGGCGGCCACGGCGGCTACCCGTTTTATGGAAGAAAAAATGACGCGCCACGGGGTGAAAGCGCGTTTTGCCCTTGGCGGCATTACCGGTGGCCTGGTCGATCTGCACGAAAAAGGGTTGATCGAAAAATTACTCGATACCCAGTGCTTCGACAGCGAAGCGGCGGCCTCACTGCATCGCAACCCGAACCATGTGGAAATCTCCACCGATGTGTATGCCAACCCCGGCGGCAAAGCGGCCAGTTGCGATCAATTGGATGTGGTGATCCTCAGCGCGTTAGAAATTGACGTTGATTTCAACGTGAACGTGATTACCGGGTCTGATGGCGTGATGCGTGGGGCTTCGGGTGGTCACTGTGATGTGGCTGCCGCGGCAAACCTGACGATTGTGGTCGCGCCTTTACTGCGCAGCCGCATTCCAACGGTGGTAAAACGCGTGACAACCCGACTGACGCCGGGAGAGAGCATTGATGTGCTGGTGACGGACCACGGAATCGCGGTGAACCCGGCGCGTCCGGAAATCCGCGAGCGTTTGCTGGCGGCGGGGCTGAAAATTGTTGATATCGCTACGCTGTATCAGCGAGCGGTGTCGCTGACCGGGGAACCTAAACCGATCGCCTTTACTGACCGTATTGTCGGGGTGATCCGCTATCGCGATGGCAGCGTGATTGACGTTGTCCGCCAGGTTAAAGAGGACGATCTATGA
- a CDS encoding fumarylacetoacetate hydrolase family protein — protein sequence MKLASFVHQGKRSYGIVRDDGVIDLGRRLGGRYADLKSLLAANALSEAQLLSEEVPDLRFSDLAWLPVIDNPGKILCVGMNYAEKRKEFDQHNPAPTLFVRFADSQTGHNAPVLKPRHSSEFDYEGELAVIIGQSGEDIAREDALNHVAGYSCYMDGSARDWQHTWFTAGKNWRQTGAFGPWMTTADEIPDPHQLAIRTWLNGRKVQDDNTASMIHNIAELIEYISTFTSLHAGDVIITGSPGGVGKKRNPPLFMQAGDRIEVEIENIGHLSNVIMDAPAHALTATH from the coding sequence ATGAAACTTGCAAGCTTTGTCCATCAGGGAAAGCGTAGCTACGGCATCGTCAGGGATGATGGTGTGATCGATTTGGGCCGCCGTCTGGGTGGTCGCTACGCCGATTTAAAATCGCTGCTCGCTGCCAACGCATTATCAGAAGCGCAGCTGCTCAGTGAAGAAGTACCGGATCTGCGCTTTAGCGATCTGGCATGGTTACCGGTGATTGATAACCCAGGGAAGATTCTTTGCGTCGGCATGAACTACGCCGAAAAACGCAAAGAGTTTGATCAACACAACCCGGCACCGACGTTGTTTGTGCGTTTTGCCGACTCGCAAACCGGCCATAATGCGCCGGTCCTGAAACCGCGCCATTCCAGCGAATTTGATTATGAAGGCGAGCTGGCGGTGATCATTGGTCAAAGTGGTGAGGATATCGCCCGTGAGGATGCGCTGAACCATGTGGCGGGCTACAGCTGTTATATGGATGGTTCGGCGCGTGACTGGCAGCACACCTGGTTTACCGCCGGAAAAAACTGGCGGCAGACCGGCGCATTTGGTCCGTGGATGACTACCGCCGATGAAATCCCGGACCCGCATCAGCTGGCGATCCGTACCTGGCTGAATGGCCGGAAGGTGCAGGATGACAACACCGCCAGCATGATCCACAACATCGCCGAACTTATCGAGTACATCAGCACCTTCACCAGCCTGCATGCGGGTGACGTCATCATTACCGGTTCGCCGGGCGGCGTGGGTAAGAAACGCAATCCGCCGCTGTTTATGCAGGCAGGCGATCGCATCGAAGTGGAGATCGAAAATATCGGTCATCTCAGCAATGTGATCATGGATGCACCCGCGCACGCGCTGACGGCGACGCACTGA
- the citG gene encoding triphosphoribosyl-dephospho-CoA synthase CitG has protein sequence MAGLLAINVAEPDVPGLAAQALRLELDLTPKPGLVDRANNGSHQDMNHALLLTSIAAITPWLTVFANIGFEYAQHPATEQLRLLRPAGIACEQAMFAATGGVNTHKGGIFSLGLLCCAAGRLQGLNRAVDATSLCRQVSEICCGLVARELLNRKSCCTAGERQFRDYGLTGARGEVESGFATVRNAVLPFWHLEQGERQLQHALLRLMASNPDSNLLSRGGRAGLRYVQRYAALLLATGWDNAALRQMDQALMARRLSPGGSADLLAVAWVLAALA, from the coding sequence ATGGCTGGTTTGCTCGCGATTAATGTGGCCGAGCCAGACGTGCCCGGCCTGGCGGCGCAGGCGCTACGTCTGGAACTGGATTTGACCCCCAAACCCGGGCTGGTGGATCGCGCCAATAACGGTTCACATCAGGATATGAACCATGCCCTGCTGTTAACCAGCATTGCGGCCATCACGCCATGGTTGACGGTTTTTGCCAACATCGGGTTTGAGTATGCGCAGCATCCCGCAACGGAACAGTTGCGCCTGCTTCGTCCGGCGGGCATTGCCTGTGAGCAGGCGATGTTCGCCGCCACCGGTGGGGTGAACACTCACAAAGGCGGTATTTTTTCCCTGGGATTGCTGTGCTGTGCCGCCGGGCGTTTGCAGGGGCTGAACCGTGCGGTTGACGCGACCAGCCTGTGTCGTCAGGTCAGTGAGATCTGTTGCGGGCTGGTGGCGCGCGAACTGCTTAACCGCAAAAGCTGTTGCACTGCCGGAGAACGGCAGTTTCGAGACTATGGTTTGACGGGGGCGCGCGGTGAGGTCGAAAGCGGCTTCGCCACAGTTCGCAACGCCGTGCTGCCGTTCTGGCATCTGGAGCAGGGCGAGCGCCAGTTGCAGCACGCCTTACTACGCCTGATGGCGTCGAATCCGGACAGCAATCTGCTGTCACGTGGCGGTAGGGCAGGGTTGCGCTATGTGCAGCGCTATGCCGCGCTGCTGCTGGCTACCGGGTGGGATAACGCCGCGCTGCGTCAGATGGATCAGGCGTTAATGGCTCGGCGTTTAAGCCCTGGCGGCAGCGCCGATCTGCTGGCCGTCGCCTGGGTGTTAGCGGCACTCGCTTAA
- a CDS encoding DUF6130 family protein gives MLRRLILISPILFSSATCAWAAELGGLSAGDVLGPAAVAPLEKPQPPARLIVDAPLAGPLRKGAVFIQYRAENLRIEPVFGPEALKVTPRIGHIHVIVDDNPWHWADASGEPVILVGLAAGKHKVTIILADPTHKPLDSKTVEFTVPAQVTAQH, from the coding sequence ATGCTGCGTAGACTAATCCTCATTTCACCCATTTTGTTCTCATCTGCCACCTGCGCGTGGGCTGCCGAGCTGGGCGGCCTCAGTGCCGGTGATGTGCTGGGACCGGCCGCTGTCGCGCCATTAGAGAAACCACAGCCGCCAGCAAGGCTGATCGTCGATGCTCCACTGGCCGGGCCATTACGCAAAGGTGCGGTATTTATTCAGTATCGCGCGGAGAACCTGCGTATTGAGCCAGTATTTGGCCCGGAAGCGTTAAAGGTCACGCCGCGTATCGGCCATATCCACGTCATTGTTGACGACAACCCCTGGCATTGGGCTGACGCCAGCGGTGAACCGGTGATTTTGGTGGGGCTGGCGGCGGGTAAGCACAAAGTGACCATCATCCTTGCTGATCCCACACATAAACCGCTGGACAGCAAAACCGTGGAATTTACCGTGCCCGCGCAGGTAACCGCGCAGCATTAA
- the citE gene encoding citrate (pro-3S)-lyase subunit beta: MRKLRRSMLFLPGANAAMLSTAFIYRPDSIMFDLEDAVALREKDTARLLVFHALQHPMYQDIETVVRINPLHTPFGLPDLEAVVRAGVDVVRLPKTDTPEDIYELERHLERIELACGREVGSTRVMAAIESAIGVINAVAIARSSQRLIGIALAAFDYVMDMQTERGDGTELFYARCAVLHAARAAGIDAFDVVWSDVNDEAGFLREVELIRKMGFNGKSLINPRQIDLLHNAYAPTQQEVDHAQRVIEAAEEGERNGLGVVSLNGKMIDAPIINHAQMVLERAAASGVRR; this comes from the coding sequence ATGAGGAAACTACGTCGTAGCATGCTGTTCCTGCCGGGGGCCAATGCGGCCATGCTCTCCACCGCGTTTATCTATCGGCCCGATTCGATCATGTTTGATCTGGAGGACGCGGTAGCGCTCCGGGAAAAAGATACCGCGCGTCTGTTGGTATTCCATGCGTTGCAGCACCCGATGTACCAGGACATTGAGACCGTGGTGCGTATCAACCCCTTGCACACGCCGTTTGGTTTACCGGATCTGGAGGCGGTGGTGCGTGCTGGCGTTGATGTGGTGCGCTTGCCGAAAACCGATACCCCGGAAGATATCTATGAACTGGAGCGCCACCTCGAACGAATCGAACTGGCCTGTGGGCGGGAAGTGGGGTCCACCCGGGTGATGGCAGCGATTGAATCTGCGATTGGGGTGATCAATGCCGTCGCGATCGCGCGCAGCTCTCAGCGACTGATTGGCATCGCACTGGCGGCGTTCGATTACGTGATGGATATGCAAACCGAACGCGGCGACGGTACGGAGCTGTTCTATGCCCGTTGCGCGGTGCTGCACGCCGCGCGTGCTGCCGGAATCGACGCCTTTGATGTGGTGTGGTCCGACGTAAATGATGAAGCGGGTTTCCTGCGTGAAGTCGAGCTGATCCGCAAAATGGGTTTTAACGGTAAATCCTTGATCAATCCACGCCAGATTGATCTGCTGCACAACGCCTATGCTCCCACGCAACAGGAAGTCGATCATGCACAGCGCGTGATCGAAGCGGCGGAAGAAGGGGAACGTAATGGCCTCGGCGTGGTGTCGCTGAACGGCAAAATGATCGACGCCCCGATTATTAATCATGCACAGATGGTGCTGGAACGTGCGGCGGCATCCGGCGTGCGGCGTTAA
- the citD gene encoding citrate lyase acyl carrier protein, translating to MKIVREALAGTMESSDLMVKIAPAGGDLEVVIHSEVIKQFGDQIRQVVHSTLRDMQVHQGLIIIEDKGALDCVIRARLQSAILRAAPDAEIDWGKLL from the coding sequence ATGAAAATTGTGAGGGAGGCACTGGCAGGAACCATGGAATCCAGTGACCTGATGGTAAAAATCGCCCCTGCGGGAGGCGACCTTGAAGTGGTGATTCACAGCGAGGTGATCAAGCAGTTCGGCGACCAGATTCGCCAGGTGGTGCACAGCACGCTACGTGACATGCAGGTCCATCAGGGCTTAATCATCATCGAAGACAAAGGTGCGCTGGATTGTGTGATCCGCGCCCGTCTGCAAAGCGCCATACTGCGCGCCGCGCCAGATGCGGAGATCGATTGGGGGAAACTGCTATGA
- a CDS encoding 2-hydroxycarboxylate transporter family protein, translating into MSTTDDSFSVTSESLAIQKKSLKDRWWHIMDTWKIGIIPLPLFLLAGALIAIDCFGGKLPSDIVVMVATLAFFGFACGEFGKRLPIVGKLGAAAICATFIPSAMVYYGLLPDVVVESTTKFYKSTNILYLYICCIIVGSIMSMNRTTLIQGFLRIFFPMLCGEIVGMLVGMGVGLMLGMEPFQIFFFIILPIMAGGVGEGAIPLSIGYATLLHMDQGVALGRVLPMVMLGGLTAIIISGCLNQLGKRFPHLTGEGQLMPNRSNGDTKTPEAAPGKTDVTTIAAGALLAVLLYMIGMLGHKLIGLPAPVGMLFVAVLIKLAHGVSPRLLEGSQVVYKFFQTSVTYPILFAVGVAITPWEELVHAFTINNLLVIVSTVSALVATGFFVGKKIGMHPIDVAIVSCCQSGQGGTGDVAILTAGNRMSLMPFAQIATRIGGAINVSVSLLILGNFLV; encoded by the coding sequence ATGAGCACAACTGACGATTCGTTTTCTGTTACCTCTGAATCATTGGCGATTCAAAAGAAATCACTTAAGGACCGCTGGTGGCATATTATGGATACCTGGAAAATCGGGATAATTCCATTGCCATTATTCCTGCTGGCCGGGGCGTTAATTGCTATCGATTGTTTTGGTGGCAAGTTACCCAGCGATATCGTGGTGATGGTCGCGACACTGGCGTTTTTCGGTTTTGCCTGTGGAGAGTTTGGCAAACGTCTGCCGATTGTGGGTAAGCTGGGAGCCGCCGCGATTTGCGCCACCTTTATCCCTTCGGCGATGGTCTATTATGGCCTGCTGCCCGATGTGGTGGTGGAATCCACCACCAAATTCTATAAATCGACCAACATCCTTTATCTCTATATCTGCTGCATTATTGTCGGCAGCATCATGAGTATGAACCGCACTACGTTGATTCAGGGCTTTCTGCGTATTTTCTTCCCGATGCTGTGCGGTGAAATCGTCGGCATGCTGGTCGGTATGGGCGTTGGCCTGATGCTCGGCATGGAACCCTTCCAAATCTTCTTCTTTATCATTCTGCCGATCATGGCCGGTGGCGTGGGTGAAGGTGCCATTCCACTCTCGATTGGCTACGCCACACTGCTGCATATGGATCAAGGTGTTGCACTCGGTCGCGTGTTGCCGATGGTCATGCTGGGTGGCCTGACAGCGATCATCATCTCGGGATGTCTGAATCAACTCGGTAAGCGTTTCCCGCATTTGACCGGGGAAGGCCAACTGATGCCGAACCGCAGCAATGGCGACACCAAAACGCCGGAAGCGGCACCGGGTAAAACCGATGTCACCACCATTGCCGCAGGGGCGCTGCTGGCGGTACTGCTGTACATGATCGGTATGCTCGGCCACAAATTGATTGGTCTGCCTGCGCCGGTTGGCATGTTGTTTGTCGCGGTGCTGATCAAGCTGGCACACGGTGTTTCACCACGCCTGCTGGAAGGTTCGCAGGTGGTGTACAAATTCTTCCAGACCTCCGTGACCTATCCCATCCTGTTTGCGGTGGGTGTCGCCATTACGCCGTGGGAGGAACTGGTGCATGCCTTCACCATCAATAATCTGCTGGTGATCGTCAGCACCGTTTCGGCGCTGGTCGCCACGGGTTTCTTCGTCGGCAAAAAGATTGGCATGCATCCTATTGATGTCGCCATCGTCTCCTGCTGCCAGAGCGGCCAGGGCGGGACCGGGGATGTCGCCATCCTCACGGCGGGTAACCGTATGAGCCTGATGCCATTTGCTCAGATTGCCACCCGTATTGGCGGTGCGATCAACGTCTCGGTATCGCTGCTTATCCTCGGTAATTTCCTCGTCTGA
- a CDS encoding sensor histidine kinase yields the protein MKLSFQIKLFISLVLFFSGLFVLLGVYYYQDVSRQLYQEMSTRAKIQAEEIAIIPNLRKAVADKDIPAINQFMHQVVLHSDASFIVVGDNKGIHLFHSAHGDVVGKKLIGGDNDAVLRGTSTTTIRKGGLGISLRSKAPIFDDNHQVIGIISVGYLTSYLDTITLSKVINIFIAAVLLLAALFIFSWFFTRGIKKQIFSLEPREIGLLVRQQKAMMECIYEGVIAVDSELRIEVINQAARKLLGLSQPTRMLRGHPIGEVIAPVPFFTRDVILENDTHDEICRFNQLTVIASRVRIMLEDELQGWVITFRDRNEIDSLSAQLSQVKRYVDNLRIMRHEQLNRMTTLSGLLHLGRYDEAVRYIQAQSEHAQELLDFISARFSSPTLCGLLLGKAARAREKGVELVFDPLCEMVRPCRTLGEAELISIIGNLLDNAIEATQRSPHPHEPVEVLILLNDRELIIEVADRGIGIDPTIREHIFERGMTTKRSGDHGIGLYLIASYVTQVSGSIEVSNNAPRGTIFSLFIPEMGDQARPVPTLEEQYYAT from the coding sequence ATGAAGCTATCCTTCCAAATCAAACTTTTTATCTCTCTGGTGCTGTTCTTCTCCGGCCTGTTTGTTTTGCTTGGCGTGTATTATTACCAGGATGTCAGTCGCCAGCTTTATCAGGAAATGAGCACTAGGGCAAAAATACAGGCGGAAGAGATCGCGATTATTCCGAATTTGCGCAAGGCCGTCGCAGACAAAGATATTCCGGCGATTAACCAGTTTATGCATCAGGTGGTGTTGCATAGCGATGCCAGTTTTATTGTGGTTGGGGATAATAAAGGCATTCATCTTTTTCATTCGGCCCATGGTGATGTGGTCGGCAAAAAGCTGATTGGCGGTGACAACGATGCGGTATTGCGGGGAACCAGCACCACCACCATTCGCAAAGGGGGGCTGGGAATATCCCTGCGCAGCAAAGCGCCGATATTTGACGATAACCATCAGGTGATCGGCATTATCTCGGTGGGCTATCTCACCAGCTACCTCGACACCATTACGCTGAGTAAAGTGATCAATATCTTTATCGCCGCCGTGCTATTGCTGGCTGCCCTGTTTATCTTTTCCTGGTTTTTCACGCGCGGGATTAAAAAGCAGATCTTCTCGCTGGAACCACGGGAAATTGGTCTGCTGGTGCGTCAACAGAAAGCGATGATGGAATGCATCTATGAAGGGGTGATTGCCGTCGATAGTGAACTGCGTATTGAAGTGATCAACCAGGCGGCACGTAAACTTTTAGGCTTGAGCCAGCCAACCCGTATGTTACGTGGGCATCCCATCGGCGAGGTTATTGCTCCAGTGCCCTTTTTCACCCGCGACGTGATACTGGAGAATGATACCCACGACGAAATCTGTCGTTTCAATCAGTTAACGGTGATCGCCAGCCGGGTACGGATTATGCTGGAGGATGAATTGCAGGGGTGGGTGATCACCTTTCGTGACCGAAATGAGATCGATAGCCTCAGTGCGCAGCTCAGTCAGGTCAAACGCTATGTCGATAACCTGCGCATCATGCGCCATGAACAGTTGAACCGAATGACGACGCTCTCTGGCCTGTTGCATCTGGGACGCTACGACGAAGCGGTACGCTACATTCAGGCTCAGTCTGAACATGCGCAGGAGCTGCTGGACTTCATTTCTGCACGCTTTAGCTCGCCAACGCTATGCGGCTTGCTGTTGGGCAAAGCAGCACGCGCACGTGAAAAAGGGGTGGAGTTGGTGTTTGATCCGCTCTGCGAGATGGTGCGCCCTTGCCGCACGCTGGGGGAAGCAGAGCTGATCTCTATCATTGGCAACCTGCTGGATAACGCCATTGAGGCCACACAGCGTTCCCCTCACCCACACGAACCGGTGGAGGTACTGATCCTGCTTAACGATCGGGAGCTTATAATCGAGGTCGCGGATCGGGGTATCGGTATCGATCCGACGATCCGGGAACATATTTTTGAACGCGGGATGACCACCAAACGCAGTGGTGACCATGGCATCGGCCTGTATTTAATCGCCAGTTATGTCACGCAGGTAAGTGGGTCGATTGAAGTCTCCAACAATGCCCCGCGCGGCACGATTTTTTCCTTATTTATTCCTGAAATGGGCGACCAGGCGCGACCCGTTCCGACGCTGGAAGAACAGTACTATGCAACCTGA
- a CDS encoding response regulator: MQPDLIDVLIVEDENTLAQLHAELISEHPRLRLVGMASSLAEARVLMESKQPKLVLLDNYLPDGKGITLISDPLVLHANCSVIFITAASDMDTCSQAIRNGAFDYILKPVSWKRLSQSLERFVQFAEQQRVWKIVDQQNVDSLYQLQAKNYRQDSGSKGIEEKTLALVQKMFAESALRCFSVDEVVNETGLSKTTTRRYLEHCVDAGFLAVEMQYGKIGHPRRMYRRVEGEHGA; this comes from the coding sequence ATGCAACCTGATCTGATAGATGTATTGATTGTTGAAGATGAAAACACCCTCGCGCAATTGCATGCCGAATTGATCAGTGAACATCCGCGCTTACGACTGGTGGGGATGGCCTCATCACTGGCAGAAGCTCGGGTGTTGATGGAGAGCAAACAGCCTAAACTGGTGCTGCTCGACAATTACCTGCCGGACGGTAAAGGCATCACGCTAATCAGCGATCCGCTGGTTCTGCACGCCAACTGTTCGGTGATTTTCATCACTGCCGCCAGCGATATGGACACCTGTAGCCAGGCAATCCGTAATGGTGCCTTCGACTATATCCTCAAGCCCGTTTCCTGGAAGCGTTTAAGCCAATCGCTGGAACGGTTTGTGCAGTTTGCCGAGCAACAGCGAGTGTGGAAGATTGTCGATCAGCAAAACGTTGATTCGCTCTATCAACTTCAGGCGAAAAATTACCGCCAGGATAGCGGTAGCAAAGGCATTGAAGAGAAGACGCTGGCGTTGGTGCAAAAAATGTTTGCCGAGTCTGCTCTGCGCTGTTTTTCAGTGGATGAAGTGGTGAACGAAACCGGACTAAGCAAAACCACCACTCGGCGTTATCTGGAGCATTGCGTGGATGCGGGCTTTCTGGCGGTGGAGATGCAGTACGGCAAGATTGGTCATCCGAGAAGGATGTATCGGCGGGTTGAGGGGGAACACGGGGCATGA